In Zalophus californianus isolate mZalCal1 chromosome 17, mZalCal1.pri.v2, whole genome shotgun sequence, one DNA window encodes the following:
- the GP6 gene encoding platelet glycoprotein VI has product MAPSLSALLCLGLCLGQVVQAQHGPLPKPSLQAVPSSLAPLKTQVTIRCQGPPGVDLYRLEKLRSGNYQDQPILFIPAMEERFAGCYRCSYQNGSRWSPPSDRLELVATGVYANKPSLSAQPSPAVSPGGEVTLQCRSQYNFDQFALYKEGDAGPQKGSEKQYWADFPITAVTVAHSGTYRCYSFSSKLPYLWSAPSDPLELVVTGTSVTPGWLSAEPPSSVTEFPEASRKLSIALINKSSTIETSRTITISPKGPESPPDLAQQHYTKGNLVRICIGAVILILLVGLLAEDWHSRKKSLPRRVRPIRRPLPPLPQTQKPHSQQDGGRPDGHNHGHHH; this is encoded by the exons GGCTGTGTCTGGGGCAGGTGGTGCAAGCTCAGCACG GCCCGCTGCCCAAGCCCTCCCTCCAGGCCGTGCCTAGCTCCCTAGCGCCCCTGAAGACGCAGGTGACCATCCGCTGCCAGGGGCCCCCGGGGGTGGACTTGTACCGCCTGGAGAAGCTGAGGTCCGGGAATTACCAGGATCAGCCCATTCTTTTCATCCCGGCCATGGAGGAACGTTTCGCCGGGTGCTACCGCTGTTCCTATCAGAATGGGAGCCGCTGGTCTCCCCCCAGCGACCGGCTGGAGCTGGTTGCTACAG GAGTTTATGCCAACAAGCCCTCGCTCTCAGCTCAGCCCAGCCCGGCTGTGTCCCCAGGAGGGGAAGTCACTCTCCAGTGTCGGAGCCAATACAATTTTGACCAATTTGCTCTGTACAAGGAAGGAGATGCTGGGCCCCAGAAGGGATCTGAGAAGCAGTACTGGGCTGATTTCCCCATCACCGCAGTGACTGTTGCCCACAGTGGGACCTACCGATGCTACAGCTTTTCCAGCAAGTTGCCGTACCTGTGGTCAGCCCCCAGCGACCCCCTGGAGCTTGTGGTCACAG GGACCTCTGTGACCCCCGGCTGGTTATCCGCAGAACCACCATCCTCTGTGACAG AATTCCCAGAAGCCTCCAGGAAACTGAGCATCGCACTCATCAACAAGAGCTCTACAATTG AGACTTCTAGGACTATCACCATCTCTCCAAAGGGGCCAGAGTCTCCACCAG ATCTTGCCCAGCAGCACTACACCAAGGGCAATCTGGTCCGGATATGCATTGGGGCTGTGATTCTAATACTCCTGGTGGGGCTTCTGGCAGAAGATTGGCACAGCAGAAAGAAATCCCTGCCACGCCGGGTCAGACCTATCCGCAGGCCACTCCCACCCCTCCCGCAGACCCAGAAACCACACAGTCAGCAGGATGGGGGTCGACCAGATGGCCATAACCATGGGCACCACCATTAG